In Amycolatopsis endophytica, the following are encoded in one genomic region:
- the hpnE gene encoding hydroxysqualene dehydroxylase HpnE, with protein sequence MTQRVAVVGGGLAGITAALRCADAGHRVTLLESRNTLGGLTHSFTRDGLDVDNGQHVFLRCCTSYLGLLRRLGVTGRVHLQPRLEIPVHSPKRRRPVWLRRNPLPAPLHLADSVLRYGPLGLGDRMRFAGAALALKSVDPAAPSSDRRTFGEWLQAHGQSPDAIRKLWDLVGIATLNAPAAKASLGLAATVFQVGLLTAADAADLGWATVPLRRLHGEPALAKLTEAGVDVRLGTKVTGLARAEGTWRIGADEPVEADHVVLAVPPPVAARLLPEGAVRLPPDFADGLGSSPIVNVHVVFDRKVTSAPFFAAVDSPVQWVFDRTASSGLTRGQYLAISLSAADEEIDLPVRVLRERMLPALLDLLPAARGAGVLDFFVTRERHATFAPAPGCAGLRPPARTRVPGLVLAGAWTATGWPATMEGAVRSGEAAAQAVPGTPAGVPGRPEGIPA encoded by the coding sequence ATGACGCAGCGGGTCGCGGTCGTCGGCGGTGGTCTGGCCGGGATCACCGCGGCCCTGCGCTGTGCCGACGCCGGGCACCGGGTGACCCTGCTGGAGTCCCGGAACACCCTGGGCGGACTGACGCACTCGTTCACCCGCGACGGGCTCGACGTCGACAACGGGCAGCACGTGTTCCTGCGCTGCTGCACCTCCTATCTGGGCCTGCTGCGGCGGCTCGGCGTCACCGGCCGGGTGCACCTGCAGCCGCGCCTGGAGATCCCGGTGCACTCGCCGAAACGGCGCCGCCCGGTGTGGCTGCGCCGCAACCCGCTGCCCGCGCCGCTGCACCTGGCGGACTCGGTGCTGCGCTACGGCCCGCTCGGCCTCGGCGACCGGATGCGGTTCGCCGGTGCCGCGCTCGCGCTGAAATCGGTCGACCCGGCCGCGCCCAGTTCCGACCGGCGCACGTTCGGGGAGTGGCTCCAGGCGCACGGCCAGAGCCCGGACGCGATCAGGAAACTCTGGGACCTGGTCGGCATCGCGACGCTGAACGCCCCGGCGGCGAAGGCGTCGCTCGGCCTGGCCGCGACCGTGTTCCAGGTCGGCCTGCTGACCGCCGCCGACGCCGCCGACCTCGGCTGGGCCACCGTGCCGCTGCGCCGGCTGCACGGCGAACCCGCGCTGGCGAAGCTGACCGAGGCGGGGGTGGACGTCCGTCTCGGCACCAAGGTCACCGGGCTGGCCCGCGCGGAGGGCACCTGGCGGATCGGCGCGGACGAGCCGGTCGAGGCCGACCACGTCGTGCTCGCCGTGCCGCCGCCGGTGGCCGCCAGGCTGCTGCCCGAAGGCGCGGTGCGCCTGCCGCCGGACTTCGCCGACGGGCTCGGCAGCTCGCCCATCGTCAACGTGCACGTCGTGTTCGACCGCAAGGTCACCAGCGCACCGTTCTTCGCCGCCGTCGACTCGCCGGTGCAGTGGGTCTTCGACCGCACGGCGTCGAGCGGTCTCACCCGCGGTCAGTACCTGGCGATCTCCCTCTCGGCCGCCGACGAGGAGATCGACCTGCCGGTGCGGGTCCTGCGGGAGCGGATGCTGCCCGCCCTGCTCGACCTGCTTCCCGCCGCCCGCGGCGCCGGGGTGCTCGACTTCTTCGTGACGCGAGAGCGCCACGCCACGTTCGCTCCCGCGCCGGGCTGCGCGGGACTGCGCCCGCCCGCCCGCACCCGCGTGCCGGGGCTGGTGCTGGCGGGCGCGTGGACCGCCACCGGCTGGCCGGCGACCATGGAGGGCGCCGTGCGCAGCGGAGAGGCGGCCGCCCAAGCCGTGCCCGGCACTCCAGCGGGGGTTCCGGGCCGTCCGGAAGGGATACCCGCATGA
- a CDS encoding polyprenyl synthetase family protein, translating to MTAVLDSLQQGRQAVLPAMRAAVDRLDPASRAIAYYHLGWTDLDGNPTSGGGKAVRPALALLSAEAAGAGPDSGLPGAVAVELVHNFSLLHDDLMDGDTERRHRPTVWAVRGAASAILTGDAMLALANEVLLDADEPGAVAAARLLSEAVGELIRGQVLDVAFEQRDDVTLDECLDMAGGKTGALLSASAAIGAVLAGAPDRTVEALAGFGADLGLAFQLVDDVLGIWGEPSVTGKPVHSDLRARKKSLPVTYAVTHGGAPGRELAVWLTDGDVADEDAVRRAADLVDLAGGRAWALEEAHRRMAAGQRKLEDAEVPGRVRAELLALARFIVTREA from the coding sequence ATGACCGCTGTACTCGATTCCCTGCAGCAGGGCAGGCAGGCCGTCCTGCCCGCGATGCGGGCCGCCGTGGACCGGCTCGACCCCGCCAGCCGCGCGATCGCCTACTACCACCTGGGCTGGACCGACCTGGACGGCAACCCCACCTCGGGTGGTGGCAAGGCGGTGCGCCCGGCGCTGGCGCTGCTGTCGGCCGAGGCCGCGGGCGCCGGCCCGGACAGCGGGCTGCCCGGCGCGGTGGCGGTGGAACTGGTGCACAACTTCTCGCTGCTGCACGACGATCTGATGGACGGCGACACCGAGCGGCGGCACCGGCCGACCGTGTGGGCGGTGCGGGGCGCGGCCAGCGCGATCCTCACCGGCGACGCGATGCTGGCGCTGGCCAACGAGGTCCTGCTGGACGCCGACGAACCGGGCGCGGTCGCGGCGGCCCGGCTGCTGTCCGAAGCCGTCGGCGAGCTGATCCGCGGCCAGGTCCTCGATGTCGCCTTCGAACAACGCGACGACGTCACACTCGACGAGTGCCTGGACATGGCGGGCGGCAAGACCGGCGCGCTGCTGTCCGCCAGCGCCGCGATCGGCGCCGTGCTCGCGGGCGCGCCGGACCGCACGGTCGAGGCGCTCGCCGGGTTCGGCGCCGACCTTGGCCTGGCGTTCCAGCTGGTCGACGACGTGCTCGGCATCTGGGGCGAGCCGTCGGTGACCGGCAAGCCGGTGCACTCCGACCTGCGGGCCCGCAAGAAGAGCCTGCCGGTCACCTACGCCGTCACCCACGGCGGCGCGCCCGGACGCGAGCTGGCCGTCTGGCTCACCGACGGCGACGTCGCGGACGAAGACGCGGTGCGCCGCGCCGCCGACCTGGTCGACCTGGCCGGCGGGCGCGCGTGGGCGCTGGAGGAAGCCCACCGCCGGATGGCGGCCGGGCAGCGCAAGCTCGAGGACGCCGAGGTCCCGGGACGGGTGCGTGCGGAGCTACTGGCCCTCGCGCGGTTCATCGTGACCAGGGAGGCCTGA
- the shc gene encoding squalene--hopene cyclase — protein MTQTADPATRSGTGPAEVLDRAVAHLKGLQRDGGWWKGELQTNVTMDAEDLLMREFLGIRTAAETEEAARWIRSQQRADGTWATFHGGPGDLSTTVEAWVALRLAGDSPDEPHLRRAAEFIRRGGGVEASRVFTRIWLALFGLWSWDDLPNMPPELVLLPSWVPLNVYDWGCWARQTVVPLTVVSTLRPVRPLPFGIDELRSGVRRGGGLVAPWTWSGAFQYLDKALHLYAKVPLKPVREFAMRQAAEWILARQEADGGWGGIQPPWVYSLLALHLLGYSLDHPAMREGIRGLDGFLIREETPEGTVRRLEACQSPVWDTALAITALLDAGAPGDDPHLLKAADWMLGEEIAVRGDWAVRRPDLDPGGWAFEFANDLYPDTDDTAEVVLGLRRVGHPDRERLGKALDRAVKWTTGMQSRDGGWGAFDADNTRELTTKLPFCDFGAVIDPPSADVTAHVVEMLAKEGRADSRECRRGVKWLLDHQEADGSWFGRWGANYVYGTGAVVPALAEAGVPVSSGAIRRAVRWLGEHQNDDGGWGEDLRSYRDPSWSGRGESTASQTAWALLALIAAGERDSEVTARGVGWLAETQRADGTWDEPQFTGTGFPGDFYINYHLYRLVFPVTALGRYLGRS, from the coding sequence ATGACGCAGACCGCCGATCCCGCCACCAGATCGGGCACCGGCCCCGCCGAGGTGCTCGACCGCGCGGTCGCCCATCTCAAGGGGCTGCAGCGCGACGGCGGCTGGTGGAAGGGCGAACTGCAGACCAACGTGACCATGGACGCCGAGGACCTGCTGATGCGGGAGTTCCTGGGCATCCGCACCGCGGCCGAGACCGAGGAGGCCGCCCGGTGGATCCGCTCGCAGCAGCGCGCGGACGGCACCTGGGCGACCTTCCACGGCGGACCGGGTGACCTGTCGACCACGGTCGAGGCATGGGTCGCACTGCGGCTGGCCGGCGACTCGCCGGACGAGCCGCACCTGCGCCGGGCCGCGGAGTTCATCCGCCGCGGCGGCGGGGTCGAGGCCAGCCGCGTGTTCACCCGGATCTGGCTGGCGCTGTTCGGGCTGTGGTCGTGGGACGATCTGCCGAACATGCCGCCCGAGCTGGTGCTGCTGCCCTCCTGGGTGCCGCTCAACGTCTACGACTGGGGCTGCTGGGCGCGCCAGACCGTGGTGCCGCTGACGGTGGTCAGCACGCTGCGCCCGGTGCGGCCGTTGCCCTTCGGCATCGACGAGCTGCGCTCCGGCGTCCGGCGCGGCGGTGGCCTGGTCGCGCCGTGGACCTGGTCGGGCGCCTTCCAGTACCTGGACAAGGCGCTGCACCTCTACGCGAAGGTGCCGCTGAAACCGGTGCGCGAGTTCGCGATGCGGCAGGCCGCGGAGTGGATCCTCGCGCGGCAGGAAGCCGACGGCGGGTGGGGCGGCATCCAGCCGCCGTGGGTGTACTCGCTGCTCGCGCTGCACCTGCTCGGCTACTCGCTGGACCACCCGGCCATGCGCGAGGGGATCAGGGGCCTCGACGGGTTCCTCATCCGCGAGGAAACCCCCGAGGGCACGGTGCGGCGGCTGGAGGCGTGCCAGTCCCCGGTGTGGGACACCGCGCTGGCGATCACCGCGCTGCTGGACGCGGGCGCCCCCGGCGACGACCCGCACCTGCTCAAGGCCGCCGACTGGATGCTCGGCGAGGAGATCGCGGTGCGCGGCGACTGGGCCGTGCGGCGACCGGACCTCGACCCGGGCGGATGGGCGTTCGAGTTCGCCAACGACCTGTACCCGGACACCGACGACACCGCCGAGGTCGTGCTCGGCCTGCGCCGCGTCGGCCACCCGGACCGCGAGCGGCTCGGCAAGGCACTGGACCGGGCGGTGAAGTGGACCACCGGGATGCAGTCACGCGACGGCGGCTGGGGCGCGTTCGACGCCGACAACACGCGGGAACTCACCACGAAGCTGCCCTTCTGCGACTTCGGCGCGGTGATCGACCCGCCGTCGGCCGACGTCACGGCCCACGTCGTGGAGATGCTGGCCAAGGAGGGGCGGGCGGACAGCCGCGAATGCCGCCGCGGCGTGAAGTGGCTGCTGGACCACCAGGAGGCCGACGGGTCGTGGTTCGGCCGCTGGGGCGCGAACTACGTCTACGGCACCGGCGCGGTCGTCCCGGCGCTGGCCGAGGCCGGGGTGCCGGTGTCGTCCGGCGCGATCCGGCGGGCCGTGCGGTGGCTGGGCGAGCACCAGAACGACGACGGCGGCTGGGGTGAGGACCTGCGGTCCTACCGTGACCCCTCGTGGTCCGGGCGCGGCGAGTCCACCGCTTCGCAGACCGCCTGGGCGCTGCTGGCCCTGATCGCGGCGGGGGAGCGGGACTCCGAGGTCACCGCGCGCGGTGTGGGCTGGCTGGCCGAGACCCAGCGGGCGGATGGCACGTGGGACGAGCCGCAGTTCACCGGGACCGGGTTCCCCGGCGACTTCTACATCAACTACCACCTGTACCGGCTCGTGTTCCCGGTGACCGCGCTGGGCCGTTACCTGGGCCGGTCATGA